The Halorussus rarus genome includes the window AGCGGGTCCACCAATTCGCACCCCGGCGGAAGAGCGATTTAGTGTAGTTTATAAGTATGCAGGTCAATCGTCAGAATGCGTTCGGGAGCGGCCCGGACGGAAACGGAAGCTCCGTTGGTGTAGCCCGGCCAATCATTTCGGCCTTTCGAGCCGATGACCTGGGTTCAAATCCCAGACGGAGCACTTCTCGACGTTCAATTCGCGAGCGATAGCGCTACTCGTTACTCCTCCAAAGACGGACAATCTGGCCGTTCACAGCCGAACGACCGCTACCGGTCGGCGTCGCCCCGCTCGAAATCGACGCCCCGAATCTCGAATCGGGCACCGCCGTCCGCCCCGTCGGTCACCGAGATGTCCCAGCCGTGGACGTTCACGATGTCCTGGACCACCGCGAGGCCGATTCCCGTCCCGCTGCCCGAGGTGTAGCCGTACTCGAACACCTCGTCGCGGCTCTCCGGCGGAACTCCCGGCCCGTCGTCCTCGACGTAAAATCCGCCGTCGAAGCTCCCGACCCGGACCTCGATGCCGTCGCCTTGCTCTACCGCGTTGCGGAACAGGTTCTCCAGCACCGTCTGGAGCTGGTCGGCGGCGGCGACCACCGTGGCGGCGTCCGCCTCGACCCGGAGGGTCGCGTCGTCGGTCTCGACGTTCTGCCACGCGCGCTCGCTCGCCGCGGAGAGCGCGACCGGTTCGGTATCAGAGTCTCCCTCTCCCTGGCGGGTCGTCGTCAGCAGATTCTCGATGATGGTCTCCATCCGGTCGAGCGCCTGGTCAACCTGGTCGAAGTCGTCCGGGTCGCCCTCCTCGCGCGCCATGTCCAGGTACATCTGGGCGATGGACAGCGGGTTGCGCAGGCCGTGGGAGACCACGCTGGCGAACCGCTCCAGGCGACGTTCGTGTTCCTTGCGCTCGGTGATGTCCAGCGCCAGGGTCATCCCCATCGAGACCTCGTCGCCGCTGCCGATGGGGACCGCGTGGAGGATCCACTCCCGGCCGGCGTACGTGACTTCGACCGACTCGTGGGAGCCCGCCAGTGCGGTCCGGAGCGCGGCGTCCACTGTCTCGGCCACCGTCTCGTCGTTCCACACCTCCAGGGGCCGTCGGCCCTCGACGTCCTCGGGCGAGACGTCGAGGTAATCGAACGCCTGCCCGGCGGCGAGCGTGTACTCGCGGTCTTGGTCGAACAGCGTGACCAGTCCGTTCGGGAAGTTCTCGGCGAGCGTCCGGTATCGACGCTCGGACTCGCGGAGTTCCCGCTCGCGCTCTTTGCGCTCGGTGACGTCGCGGTCCGAGACGATGACCGACACGACCTCGCCGTCGTCGTCGGTCACGGGCCTGAAGACGCCGTTGATGACGTAGCGCTCGCCGTCCGGCCGGGTGAGGTCGGCCTCGAAGTCGACGTACTCGCCGGACGCGGCCCGCTCGACCCACTTCCGGACGTCGTCCTGAATCTCGTCGCCCTTGCCCCACCAGGGCGTCTCCCAGAACGGCTCGCCGGTCACCTCGGCGAGGTCGGCGTCGATGTACTCCATCGCGGTATGGTTGATGTCGAGGACGGTCCCGTCCGGGTTGAGCAGGCCGACCAGGATGTTGGGGTCCTCGAACACCGCTTCGAACCGGCGCTCCTTCTCCCGGAGCTCCTGCTGGCGCTCCTTGCGTTCGGAGACGTTGCGGAAGTAGACGGACAGTCCGCTCTCGGAGGGGTAGACGTTCGTCTCGACCCAGAAGTCCAGCGGCGGGAAGTAGAGCTCGTAGCTCGTCGGCTCCTGGGTCTCCATCGCGGTGTGGAAGCTGTCCCGGACGGCCTCGTTCTCGGCGGCCCCCGGGAACACGTCCCAGAGACTCTCGCCGAGGAGGTCCTCCTCGTCGCGATCGAGGAGCTGCTCGGCCCGCTCGTTGACGTGGGTGAACCGGTACTCCTCGTCGAGAGCGTAGAAGGCGTCGGAGACCCGACCGAAGACCTCGCTGAGTTCGGTCGCGAGACCGCGCTCGCGCTCCTTGAGATCGGTGATGTCCTCGCCGGTCGTGATGACCCGTTCGAGGTCGCCGTCGGGGCCGAACACCGGGGCGGCGTTGACCGAGAGCCAGGTCCGCTCGCCGTCGGCGTTCTCGACCGCTATCTCCTCGTTGTACACCGGGTCGCCCGTCTCGCGGACCCGGGCCGGGGGTAGCTCGTCGCGGGCGAGCGGCTCGCCGCTCTCGTCGTAGATGGTCGCGTCGACCGCGCTCTTGGCCTCGGCGTCGCCCCGGAGCTCGCGCTCGGACGCGCCGAGGACCGCCTGGGCGCGCTCGTTCGCGAGCAGGACGTTCCCCTCCCCGTCCTGGACCCAGATGGCGACCGGCGACGTCTTCAGCAGCTGTTCGGTCTGGTCGCGCTCCCGCCGGAGCCGTCGCTCGCTCTCCGGTCGCCCGGTCGGCCACCACACGCGGCCCTCGTCGCCGACGCGCTTGGTCGCGAGGGCGCCCCGCTCGACCAGTTCGTCGAGCCGCTCGGTCGCCGTCCGCCGGGTCCAATCGAGTTCTTCGGCCAGTTCGCCCGCCGTGACCGGCTCGCGTTCGGCACCCAGTCGTTCGAGCGCGTCCCGGGTTTCGGCGAGCGGAGTCTGGCCCGAATCCATACCTCTGTTTCACCGATTGGTGAACATAGTGGTTGGGAATCGAGACACGTACTGCCACCCGATCCGTCCCGGTAGCCGCCGCGACACCAGGAGAGTTCGCCGGCCCGACGCCTGCTCACTCGAACCAGAGGTCGCCGAACGACTCGAAGAACGGGCTGCCGGTGTCGATGCGCTCGTAGCGCGCCCGGAGGTCGCGGGCCGCGTCCTCGACGGCGTCGGCGTGGGCGTCGAACCGCTCGCGGTACGACCCCTCCAGCCGCTTGCTGACGTACGCCCGGAGCGACGCCTCGCTCTCCAGCGCCTCGAACACCGCGTCGTCGCCGGTCGGCAGGTCCCGTTCGTCGGGCGCGACGACGTGGGCGAGCACGACCCGGTTCGCGGCCAGCGCCTCCAGGCCGGCGTCGATGGCTCCGACGTCGCCGAGGAAGTCGCTGCAGACGACCACAAGCGCCTTCGAGTCGATGGTGGCGGCGTAGTCGGCCAGCGCCGCCTCGAAGTCGGCCTCCCCGTCGGGGTCGACCGCGTTGCACCGCTCGACCAGGCCGAGAACTTCGCCGCGGTTCGACCGCCCGCGGTCGAGGCGCTCGGCGGTCGCGCCGAACGTCGCGAACCGGAAGTCGTTGTGCTCGCGGGCGGTCAGGTAGGCGAACCCGAGTCCCAGTTTCGCGGCGTACTCGAACTTGTGGGCGTCGCCCTCGCCGAAGTCCATCGACGCGCTGGCGTCGACCAGGACGTGGACCGTGAAGTTGCGCTCGGCCTCGAACTGCTTGACGTACAGCTCGTCGGTCCGGGCGTAGAGGTTCCAGTCGATGAACCGGGGCTCGTCGCCCGGCGCGTACCGCCGGTAGTCGGCGAACGTCAGCCCCTCGCCGACCGCGTCGGTCCGGCGCTCGCCCTGACGGCTGGACCGGGCGTCGCGGTCGCCGGCGTCGTCGAACCGGTCGAGTTCGTCGAGGAACTCGGTCGTTATCATCGGTCCTCGACCAGTTCCGTCACGACGTCGTCGGGGGTCAGCCCCTCGCGCTCGGCCCGGAAGTCGACCACGACGCGGTGGCGCAGCACCGGCACCGCCATCGCGGTCACGTCCTCGCCACTGACGTGGGTCCGGCCCTCCACGAGCGCGCGGGCCTTCGCGGCCCGGACCAGCGACATGCTGGCCCGGGGGCTCGCGCCGTACTCCAGGTCGGCTGCGGTCCGGGTGTCGCGCACGACGTCGACCGCCAGGTCCCGGAGGTCGTCGGCGATGGGGACCTGGTGGGTGAGCTGCTGCATCGTGCGGAGGTCGCCGGCCGACACCTGTGGCTCGACCGCGACCGAGGCGTCGACGTCCCGGGTGTACCGGTCGACGATCTCGCGCTCGGCCTGGGCGTCGGGGTAGTCGACGAGTATCTTCATCAGGAAGCGGTCGGTCTGGGCCTCGGGCAGCGGGTAGGTCCCCTCCTGATCGATGGGGTTCTGGGTCGCCAGGACGAAGAACGGCTCGGGCAGGTCGTAGGTCTCGTTGCCGGCGGTCACCTGGCCCTCCTCCATCGCCTCGAGCAGCGCCGACTGGGTCTTCGGGGTCGCGCGGTTGATCTCGTCGGAGAGCACGAGGTTGGCGAACACCGGCCCCTTCTCGAAGGTGAACGTCCGGCCGGTCTCGGTCTCCCGTACCATCTCGGTCCCGACCACGTCGGAGGGCATCAGGTCGGGCGTGTTCTGGATGCGCGAGAACGAGAGGTCGGTCACCGCCGCGAGCGTCCGGACAAGCAGCGTCTTGCCCAGCCCGGGCGTGCTCTCCAGCAGCGCGTTGCCGTCGCAGAGCAGGCAGGCCAGCACCTGGTCGACCACCTGCTCCTGGCCCACGATGCGCTTTCGCACCTCGGACCGGATCGCCTGGATGCGGTTCGTCACGTCGTCTATCGCCGGGTGTCTGTCAGTCATCGGTCGTGTTTCCTCCGAGTTCGTGCGCGTACCGCCGGACGAGCGCCGCGTCCTCGACGCGCTCGGGCGAGGCGAACCCCGCCCGCCGGGCGTCGACGCCGCCGTCGGGACCGGCCGAGTCGCCGGCCTCGGTCTCGTAGTTCCAGTCGCGCTCGCCCTCGCCGCCGGGGCTCGCGGAGACCGCGGCCGAGAGGTTCTCCGAGCCCGCGGTCACGTCGGTCGGCTCGCCCAGCACCTCGTCGCCGCTCCGGAGCTCCGCGCTCCGGTTCGAGAGCGGCGCCCGGTCGTCCGAACCGTGGGCCGGGCCGGTCGAGCCCGTTCCCGATCCCGCGACGCCCGCACCGAGATCGAGGCCCACGACCGCGGTCTGGACCGACGCCAGGCTCAGCGCGAGCGCCAGCCCGACGGTCGCGGCCAGCCGGGTCGCGTCGAGCAGCCCGACGCTGGAGGACTCCCGGAGCCGGTCGAGGACGTCGGCGTACAGCGCCCGCGTCATGGGGTTCTCCCGGTAGGCGCCGGCCGCGTCGCGGGCGGTCCGGAGCGCCTCGCTCACCGCGGGGTTGGCGTCCTCGAACCGCTCGGCGGCGGGCCGGCGCGCCCTGACGGCGAACTCCGCGGCGAAGGCGACCGCGCCGGCGACCAGTCCGACCAGGGTGCCGAGGTCGGGCGCGGGCAACCCCAGCGAGCCGAACGACGCCCGGGCCACCGCGGCGTCCAGCGCCGGGACGCCGGCGACGCCGGCCGCCAGGTCGACCGCCAGCAGGACGCAGACCGCGTCGAGGCTGGCGTAGACGAACGCCGCCTTGCGGACCTCCCGGCGGACCTCGGCGAGCGCGGCCCGGATCTCGTCGGGGGTCGCATCCGCGCCATCAGCCGAAGGCCCCGGGTCGTCTGGGGGAGACCCGGAGTCGCCGTCTGCGTCGACCCCCGGTTCGGACTCCCCGGTCATCGCCGCACCTCCGCCCTGACGGCGTCGACGCGACGACCGTCCGTCGACCCCGCCTCGGACTGACGACTCCGGAGCGGGTCGGGGCCGGTCAGGGCGCTCGACCGGGACTGTTCCAGCTCCTCGATGCGCTCCTGGAGTCGCTCGACCTTCGTCCGGAGCTCCTCGATGGTCTGGTTCTTCCGAACGAGCGTGCGCTCCTGGCGCTCGACCGTCTCGTTGACCCGCTCGAGGGTCCGGTTGCGGGCGTCGGCCACGGTCTGGAGCCGGTCGACGGTGTCGTTGAGTTCGTCGGTGCGCTCCCGGACCGCCTCCAGCCGGCGCTCCAGCCGGTCGCGCTCGTCCCGGAGCGTCGCGAGCCGGTTCCGGACCTGCTCGAGCTTCCGCTCGGTCCCGTTGAGCTCCGCCCGGGTCTCGTTGAGCCGTTGCTCGGTCGCCCGCAACTGCTCGGACACCGCCTCGATGTCCGAGAGCCGGGTCCGGAGCGTCCGGTTGATGTTCTGGAGCGAGGCGTTCAACTGGTCGATTCGCTGCTGCTTGCGTTCGACCGTCGCCGCCAGCGCGTCGTTCCGGTCGGCAAGCTGCCGGTTCTCGGTCCGGAGCCGGTCGACCGACTCCTCGTAGTAGACGGTCGTCCCGACCAGCCCGGCCGCCGACAGCGCGACCAGCAGCGCCAGCGCGACGTTGATGGTGTCGCCGATGTAGCTCACGGTATCACTCCCTGACCGCGGTGGCGGCGGAGCCGCCGGACGCAGATCTCGCCGACCAGCACGACCAGCCCCGCCAGCAGGGCGGCCCAGTCCCACGACCGCTCGACGCGGCGCTCCCGGGTCGCCTGGCGGACGACCGCGTCGGCGATGGCCGCGGGGTCGTCGGGCGAGAACGCCCGGCCGCCGGTCCGCTCGACGGCGCGCTTCAGGGCCGGCGAGACGCCGAGGGCCGCGTACTCGGCCGGATAGTTCACCGCGAACGCGCTGCCGAGCACCTCGCGGTAGCCGGGGTCGGTCGGCGCGACCGTCGCCTCGTAGCGTCCCGGTGCGACCCGGGCGAACGAGAGGTTCGTCGGTTCGGGCGGCTGCCGGCCGGCGTACACCACCGTCGTCGACTCGCCGACCCGGGTGTCCGGCGCGGCCACGACGCCGGTGGCCTTCCGCTGGGGGTCGCCGATGGCCCAGTTGACCGACCGCGAGACCAGCAGCGAGTTCGGCTCCGAGAGCAGGTCGCCGAGGCCGCCGTCGGCGCCGTACGCCGTGACCGCGGCGACCCGACCGAGGCCGAACCGCCACGTCGACAGGGCGGGCGCGCCGGTGCCGGTCGCCACCAGCAGGTCCGCGCCGTCCTTGACGCTGACGTCGTTGGTGCCCGCCAGCGACGCGGTCGGCGACGCGCCTCGGGTCACGAAGTGGCCATCGTCGACCACGACCGCGTGGTCGCCGCTGTAGCGCCGGTTCGGGCCGCCGAACTCGACCCTGAGCCGGTCGGTCTGGTCGGCCAGCAGGAACGACCCGTCGGTGCGCTCGGCGACCCCGCGGAGCAGGCGCTGGTTCACCTCGCCGACGCCCACGCTAACCACGCGGACGCCCCGGTCGGCGAGCCGCCGGGCGGCCGAGAACGCCGGCTTGCGCGCGTCCCGACCGTCGCTCAGCAGGATGACGGTGCCGCCGCCGTCGCCGAGCAGTTGAGAGGCGCCGATCAGCCCGGCGCCGACGTCGGTCGTCCCGCCGCTCCGGAGGCTGCGTATCTTGCGCTTCAGCGTCTCCCGGTTGCCCTCCAGCGACCGGACGTCGGCGACCCGGTAGGCGCTCCCGTCGAACGCGACGACGCCGACCTCGTTGCCGTCGCCGAGCTGGCCGAGCACGTCGAGCGCGAGCGCCTTCTGGACCCGCATGCCGGCCTTCGCGCTGCCCGAGACGTCGACCGCCAGCGCGACCCGGGACGTCTCGCCGGTCGACTCGCCGACCTCGACCGGGAGCAGCGACGAGATGCGGGAGTTGCCGTACTCGCCCTTCCCGAACGCGTGGTCGCCGCCGACCGTCAGGAGCCCGCCGCCGTCGATGACGAACTCCTGGAGCGCGCCGACGTCGCCGAGGTGGGGCGCGGCGACGTCCTGGACGACGACCGCGTAGTAGTCCTCGAGGTCGGCCGGCACCGACTCCGCCCGGGTCACGTTGTACAGCTCCCGGAGGTAGTCCTCGAGGGCGTGGTCGCCCCGGCTCACGTACAGCACCTCGGGCCGGTCGACGACCTGGACCGTCTTCCGGGCGACGTCGTTGACCCCGAAGGCGTCGTCGCCCGACAGCCGGGCCGTGACGCGGTGGGGCCCGGTGGCGCTGAAGTTGCGGGTCACCGCGAACGACCCGTCGTCGGGGACCTCCCGGGACGCGACCTCGGAGCCGTCGACCGACACCGTGACCGCCGCGCCGGCGGGCGGTCCGTCCACGCCGGCGACCGCGACCTCGAACCGGGTCTCGACGCCGACGCTGGCCTTCCGCGGGCCGGAGACGGTGACGCGGGCGTCCGACCGGTTCGTCCGGAGCGCGACCCGGTTGACGGTCGCGTTCACGGAGCGAGCGAGGTCGGCGGCCCGCGAGAGCGAGGCGCCGCCGGTGGCCCGCCCGTCGGAGACCACCAGCAGGCTCCCGTTCGGTCGGAGGTTGGCGACGACGCCCGACCCGACCCGCGACCGGTTGCCCGCGGCGACGGTGACCCGGTCGACCGCGACGCCCTCGGCCTCGATTCCGGCCGCGAGGTCGGCGGCGACCGGTTCGTGGACGCCCATGCTGGCCGACTCGTCGACGACCACGGTGACCCACGGGTCGCCCGCCGTCGTCGCGGTGGTGACGGTCGTCGGGCCCGCGGCCGCGACCACCAGGCAGGTGACGACGACGAAGCGACTCGCCCAGAGACCGGCCCTGGCGCGGCGGCTCGGGCCGTCGGGCTGGCCTTCCTCGCGGTCGTCTTCGACCGGACCGCCGCGCCGGACCACGAGCGCCCAGAGGACGACCGCGGCGACCGGGACGCCCGCGAGGACGACCGGCCGGGCGAACTCGACCTGGGGACCGCTCGGCACCGCCATCAGAGGTCACCCCGGTAGCGCAGCACGGCCAGTTCCAGCACGACGAGCAGGACCGCGACGCCCGCCACCGCCGGCGTCAGCGTCTGGGGGACGGTCGTCGTCTCGTCGTCGTCGCTCCCGTCACGGGCCGTCCCGCCCTCGGTCACTGACGGGGCGGTGACGTTCGACTCCGCGGCGCTGGCCAGCGACGCGCCGTAGCGCCGGTCACCGACCCCGTAGAAGCCGATCCGCCGGAGCGTGACGGGACCGGTCTGCCGGCCGCCGCCGGGCGTCCTGACGGTGGCGTTCCCGTCGACCGAGAGCGCCGTGCCGGTCCGGCGGTTCGTCGCCGACAGCGACTCGCGGCCGGTCAGTTCGTACGCGACGCGCTTCCAGAACACCGGGTACCGGTAGTTGTGCTCGAACGACGACCCCTCGGCCGTATAGCCGTAGTAGAACAGCCGACCGCCGTCGAGTCGGGCGGTCGCGAGCAGCGGCGTCCCGTTGACCGTCCGGAGCAGCGCCCGCCCGGCCCGAAGGTCGGCCCGCACGTAGCGCTTCGGCGCCGGGAACGTCACGTCCGCCGTGAGCGTGCTGGTCGCCGGCTGGCGGACGGCCGGGTCCGAGCCGGTCCCGTTGGGCACGACCGGCAGCAGGTCGCCGTAACCGACCGCCGAGAGGTTCGACTGGGCCTGGACCACAACGCCGCCGCCCGCCGACAGCGTCTCGCGGGCGACCCGGAGCGTCCCGTCGAGCAGGCGGCCGGGGGTGACGTCGCCGAACACCACGAGGTCGTAGGTCCTCGAGATGGACGCCGGCGGGTGTTTGACGGTCACCCGGGTCCCCCGGATGACGCGCAGCGCGGTGACGAGCGGTCGGTTCGCGTCGTTCGTGACCACGAGCACGTCGATGGTCGGGTCCTCCGGTGCGGCGATCGCCAGCCGGTCGTCGACCGCGAACGAGTCGCCGGGTGCGAGTCGGACGCGACCGCCGCCCGCGGGCACCGGGAGCGTTGCGGTCGCGACCTCGCCCGGCCCGAGGGTCACGGACTCGGTCGCGTCGCCGAGCGCGACCTCCCGGGTCGCCTCGCGGTCGCCGAAGTTCTTCGCCCGGACGGTCGCGGTTCCGTTCGAGAACGAGTAGTCGACCAGGCCGACGTTGGCCGCGCCGCCGCGGGCGAACTGCCGGAGGTCGACCGCGTACCCCCGGGCGCGGGCCGCCACGACCGCCGACCGCCAGTCGCCCGAGGCGAAGTCGCTCAGCACGACGATGCGGGCGTCCTCGCCCGCGACCGCCGCGGCCCGGCTCACGCCGTCCCGGAGGTCCCCCGGCGCGCCGCTGACCCGGAGGTCGTCGAGGACCGACGTCGCCTCCGCTGCCGGCGCGCGCCGGGTTCGGACCGCGGTCTCGGCGCCGGCGACGACCACCGAGGTCTCGCTCGTCGCGACGTCCTTCGCGGCCCGGACCGCCCGGTCGAACCGTGCGACGCCGCCGGCCTCGGTCGCCATGCTGGCGGAGGCGTCGACCACGACCACGGTCTCCGAGACCGTCTTGCGCTCGGCGACGGGGACGTATGGGGCGGCCAGCGACGCCGCGACCGCCGCGATGGCCAGCAGCTGGATCAGCAGGAGCGCGTTGCGCCGGAGCCGGCGGAGCGCGGGGTGGCGCCGGCGCTCCTCGCGGTCGCCCAGCAGGAACTCGACCGCGGGGAACCGGACCCGCTCGGGGTCGGGTCTGAGCAGATAGAGCGCTATCACCGGTATCACGGCCGCCAGCGCCGCGAGGCCGAGCGGCCGGAGGAACACCGACGAGAGCGCGTCCGCGAGAGTCACGGGTCGACGGCCACCTCGGGGGCCAGCGTCGTCCGCCGAGCGCGGGTCGCGGGGCTACGTGTCGGTGCCATCGTTCGTGATTCGCCCGCGAGGGGAGTCGTGGAGGGCGAGCGGGCGAGTTACCGGGTGTGCTCGCGGATAGTGTAAATAGCTTTTCATCCTGCGAGGGCGTCGGCGCGTACCACGCGCTGTACCCGGCGGCGGGACACTGCGACGTCCCGCACGTGCTCGGCGCGCTCGACGCCCGGGGCGTCCGGACCGAGAACACGACAGTCTGACCGACGACGAATTCCACGGAGAGTCGGGTCGACGGGCGGTTCGGGGTCGACCTCGTCGCCCGGTTTTACATTCGCGGCGGGGGTCCCGGTCGCGCTCCACGTGGCCCGCTGCTCCGGCCCCGATGCAACGGCCCGTCCCGCAGGTCGACGTCCGAGACGAGTGGCGAGGTCAGTCCGGCGTCACGTTGCCGGCCCGCCGCGTGACGCTGAACGACACCTGGTCGTCGGTCTCGCCCTCGGCCTCGACCACCAGCGTGTAGACGCCGGGTTCGAGGCCGTCAGTGTCCATCGCGACCGACCAGTTGCCGTCCGCGTTCCAGTCGTGGGTCCAGACGGGCGGGAGTCGTCCGGCCGACGGCCCGTCGACCGCCTCGATACGGATGGTGTTCTCCCCGGGGAAGAGGTTGGTGCGCCCGGCGACGACCATCCGTTCGCCGGCGGTGATCGAGTAGATCCGTCCGGGAACGAACTGGCTCTCGGTCGCGACGGTCGTGATCCGGGTGGTGGGGTCGACGTAGTCGAACTGCTCGGCGATGAGGAGGTCGTCGCTTCCCGCCTCGTCGACGGTCTGGTCCAGGAACCGCTCGCTGACCTGCCGGGCGTCGAGCCTCGCGGTGCTGCCGGCGACGTACTCGGCCAGCGAGTCGAGCGTCGCGTTCGCTCCGTCGGGGAGCCGGCCGTCGCCCGGGACGTCGTCCCTGCCGAGCGCGAGCACGTACGCTCGCACGGGGCCCTCGGCGAACGGTCGGCCGTCGACGGTCCGGAGCGGCACGTCGGCGTCGAACGACCCGTTGCCCCGCGGGACCGTTATCCGGTCGGTCCCGACGCGGCCGCGCGAGTCGACGAGCACGACCAGCAGCTCCCGGCCGCCGCGAGCGGTCCCGCGGACCGTGACCTCCGCGTTCGAGGTCGCCACCTGGGACGCGACCGTCCGGAAGCTGCCCCTCAGCCGCGCACGGTTCACCCGAATCGGGGTCTGGCCGCCCTCGGTCTCCACGAACCGGGCCGGGTCGATGCTGGACGGGAGCGTCCCGTTCCCGCCGACGGCGGTCGCGTTCACCACCCCGATTCGGTAGCTGCCGGGGTACGACAGCACCCGGCTGGCGTTCGAGAGCACGAGGTTCCTGACCGACCAGTTGCCCCGCTCGTCGACCGGCACCCGGTCGTCGCCGTCGAGTTCGCCGTCGCGATTGACGTCGAGCAACTGCCAGTCGCCGCCGCCCGATGCGTAGACTGCGACCGAATCGGTGGTCGCGTTGGCCGTCCCGGACACGTTGACCGCCTGCCCGACGAAGTACGTCCCTTCGGGCGAAGAGATGCGTATCGACTCGTGGGAGGCGGTCGCGACGGGCGCAAAGAACGCCCAGAGGGTGCCGACCGATACCGCAAGCGCGACGACGACGGCCAGGAGTGGTTTCGTACGGGCCATCGTGTTTCTTGTGAACTAGTGCCATGGCTTCGGTCCTTATCCTTGTTCGGGCTATCAGCGGGACGTGAAGTACATTCGGCGTCAGGAGACGACCGTCACGTCGACCTGCCGGGTCCGCGGGCCGTCGCACTCCACGAACAGCACAGACTGCCACGGCCCGAGCGCGAGGTCGCCGTCCTCGACCGGGATGCTTACCGACTCGCCGAGCAGGGTCGCCCGGAGGTGGGCGTCGGCGTTGTCGTCGATGCGGTCGTGGCTGTAGTCGCCGTCGCTCGGGACGACGTCCTCCGCAACGCCTCGATGTCGGCGAGCAGCCTCGATTCGGCCTCCTGGACGACCACCCCGGCGGTGGTGTGCCGGACGAAGACGGTGCAGAGCCCGGTCGCGTCGTCGGGCACCTCGGCGGCCACGCGGTCGGTCACGTCGACGACCTGGGTGCGCTCGTCGGTCCGAACCTCGAACATGGCCGGGGGTTCGGGGGCGAGCGCCGTAGGTGCTCCGGGTCTCGAAGCGATACTTCGTTCTCCACGTCGGCGCGCGCTGGGGCGGCCCGCCAGTGGCCGCCCCATCGTTGCGCGAGGTCTTCGGGAACGAAGCGACCGAAGGCTCGTCGGAGCTTGCCTCCGACGGTGGACGAGGAGCGCAGTGAGCGCAGCGAGCGAGCACCGCAGGAGGCTGGGGAGGGGTGAGGCCGT containing:
- a CDS encoding vWA domain-containing protein encodes the protein MTLADALSSVFLRPLGLAALAAVIPVIALYLLRPDPERVRFPAVEFLLGDREERRRHPALRRLRRNALLLIQLLAIAAVAASLAAPYVPVAERKTVSETVVVVDASASMATEAGGVARFDRAVRAAKDVATSETSVVVAGAETAVRTRRAPAAEATSVLDDLRVSGAPGDLRDGVSRAAAVAGEDARIVVLSDFASGDWRSAVVAARARGYAVDLRQFARGGAANVGLVDYSFSNGTATVRAKNFGDREATREVALGDATESVTLGPGEVATATLPVPAGGGRVRLAPGDSFAVDDRLAIAAPEDPTIDVLVVTNDANRPLVTALRVIRGTRVTVKHPPASISRTYDLVVFGDVTPGRLLDGTLRVARETLSAGGGVVVQAQSNLSAVGYGDLLPVVPNGTGSDPAVRQPATSTLTADVTFPAPKRYVRADLRAGRALLRTVNGTPLLATARLDGGRLFYYGYTAEGSSFEHNYRYPVFWKRVAYELTGRESLSATNRRTGTALSVDGNATVRTPGGGRQTGPVTLRRIGFYGVGDRRYGASLASAAESNVTAPSVTEGGTARDGSDDDETTTVPQTLTPAVAGVAVLLVVLELAVLRYRGDL